A stretch of the Corylus avellana chromosome ca6, CavTom2PMs-1.0 genome encodes the following:
- the LOC132185443 gene encoding cysteine-rich repeat secretory protein 38-like: MSFSKLLSSLYLVSFLLLVLLKAVSGDDPIYHICSSSGTFFTEDFYDGSLRRLSALQSSETPANKGFSLAMMGEVYGLALCRFDVVDVDCSSCVVDASKEIRNRCPNIKGATIGYDKCLYKYENENFFSIVDYQSAVTCDPGNAKEPAATFNGVRRDLLIHLAVGANQSELMYANGSRGLAGSEKLYGFAQCTRDLIFLDCLTCLDYAIMRVSSVCNGKRGGRNSGGSCILRYEMYQLLNN, from the coding sequence ATGTCTTTCTCAAAACTCCTCTCTTCGCTTTATCTTGtaagctttcttcttcttgttcttttgaAAGCTGTTTCCGGCGACGACCCAATCTATCACATTTGTTCAAGCTCCGGCACTTTCTTCACAGAAGACTTTTACGACGGAAGCCTACGACGCCTCTCAGCTTTACAGTCGTCTGAAACACCTGCAAACAAAGGTTTCAGTTTGGCTATGATGGGTGAAGTGTACGGACTCGCTCTTTGTCGGTTTGATGTCGTGGATGTAGACTGCTCGAGCTGCGTTGTTGATGCAAGCAAAGAGATTCGCAACCGTTGCCCGAATATAAAAGGCGCAACCATAGGCTACGATAAATGCTTATACAAGTATGAAAATGAGAATTTCTTTAGTATAGTTGACTACCAATCGGCGGTGACTTGCGACCCTGGCAATGCCAAGGAGCCGGCGGCGACATTTAACGGAGTCAGAAGAGATTTATTGATCCACCTTGCCGTAGGAGCTAATCAGTCTGAACTGATGTACGCAAACGGAAGTCGGGGGCTCGCGGGATCGGAGAAGCTTTATGGGTTTGCGCAGTGCACGAGGGACTTGATTTTCCTAGATTGTTTGACTTGTTTAGATTATGCAATCATGAGAGTTTCCTCTGTGTGTAATGGTAAACGAGGAGGACGCAATTCGGGTGGGAGCTGCATCTTAAGATATGAGATGTACCAATTGCTCAACAATTGA